From uncultured Draconibacterium sp.:
AAAGTTACAAGCTAAGATTTTAAGGTTTTACAGTTAAGATTTTCTTCTTGAAAAAAAACTGGATTTCCTGATTTTTTTATAACTCTCCTTTACCGCATCAACTTCATCTTTAAGAAATTTCTCAATGTTTTTTATCGTAACTTCTTCTCCTTTCATTTCCAGCCGTTGTGTTGTGGTTACAGCTTTAGGCACAGCTACCCACAAAATAAGATAAACCAAAATACCCGCTCCCGATGTGAGAAGTGCAATTAAAACGACTATTAATCTTATAACCACCGGATCCATATTAAAATAAACGGCCAGACCGCCACAAACTCCGCCTAAAACAGTTTGTTCAGGATCGCGATAAAGTTTTCTTTTTCTTGTTTTCTGTCCTGCCAGTGGTTCTTCTTCTCCGGCTTCTTCCGAGAAATTCTCAGGAGTTCCCAAAGTTTCAATTAACTCTTTTACCCAATCAAGCGTAATTGCCTGATTTTTTCCGCTTGTTTTTTCAGTAAATATTTCTGCAATTCGGGCTTCAATATCAGCGAAAATCTCGTTGCCTTCATCATCTTTACCAAAGTATTTTTTCAACACTACCATATATTTCTGCAGCTCTTCATATGCGTCTTCTTCAATATGAAATATGGTGCCGCTAATATTAATTGTCAATGTCTTTTTCATTTTTATTGATTTTAAAGTTTTTACTTTTGTTCTGATTCTAACAATTATGCCCTATTGGTTTTAACTCGGCTGACTGCACTTTCCAGTTCTCCCCACGATTCCTCCAGTTCGGTTAGGAAAGCCCTGCCTTTTTCGGTCAATTCATAATATTTTCGTGGTGGTCCCTGGGTAGATTCTTCCCAGCGATAGGATAATAATCCGTCATTTTTCAATCGGGTTAGCAATGGATAAATTGTACCCTCGACTACTATCAGATTGGCATCCCGTAGACCACTTATAACGTTAACTGCGTACACCGGTTTATCTTTGCATACCAGCAAGATACAATATTCCAGTACCCCTTTTCTCATTTGTGCTTTTGTATTCTCTAATTTCATGATTTCTGACTTTTTAATAGTTATAATTTTTTTTGACAATTTTATATGGAACTAACGATTCCATACCTTGTCAGAAGTCATCCAGTCTTCCAATTCGAGCGGCGATTCAGTTTCTTCTGTAAACTGAAAAGACCAATGATCAAAAGTCTTATTATCAATCATCCAATCTTCAACTTTCAATGCTTCCTCCTGCTCTAATTGAAGATACTGTGAGTAAACATCAAAACTGGCTCTGTATATCATCCAGTCTTCCACTTTTAATGCTTCTTCTGTTTCCACATCAAAATTTGAAACGTAAACATCCGCCTCAATTGATGATAAATCGGATTCGATAGAATTATCAACCATCGCAAATGCTATTCCCTTAAAACTAGCAGTTCCCGATAATGATTTTCCTAAATACTGAGCCTGTACATTTAAACTCAGAACGACTAAAATTAATCCTAATGCTAATAGTCTTGTACTTGCTTTCTGAACATTGTTTTTTGTTTTCATGACTTATCCTCCTGTTGTTTTCTTGTTATCTGTAATATCGCTTTGTAACGTTTTTCAATTATATGACGCACAATTTTCCAAAGCGTTACACTCTGTATAGTACTTTTTTTAATATGCTTCTTTGTTTTTATTAGTACTATGTTATACAATATTCTTGTTGCAATAATAAAACCAAACATAACAAGCTCTTTTTGTGCACATTACAAACACCGCACTTATTATATCAATCGAAGTAAAAATGTATTTTTGGAAGAAAATATTTATATAAGAAATGATGTATTCATAAAAATTGATCACACAAAAAAGAATTATTTAAGGAGTATTCGCTGGAAATCATCCCAAGAATCCGGAGAGTCATTTCAAAAATCTGGGCATAAAAAAAGAGGTCTTAAAAAGACCTCTTCAATTTTGGTGGCTCCCCAGGTTGGACTTGAACCAACGACCTACGGATTAACAGTCCGCCGCTCTAACCAACTGAGCTACTGGGGAAGATTAATTCCCTTTGTGAGAACGTTTGCTTTTCAAAAGCGATGCAAAAGTAATAGCTTTTCTTAAAAGTCAAAACTTTTTTTCAAAAAAAAATCAATTAAAATATCTATTCCCAATCGATGGAAAATATTCAAAAAAACAAACCATATTCTTCTTTTATTGTTATACAGTCAGTTATTAAATACAAACATTCAAAATCTTTAAAAATAGAGAAATGAAAAAAATTACTAAACTTCTTTCAACTGCCTTTATTGTGGGCATAATTACACTTTCAAATTTTCAGGCAAAAGCACATTGCGAAATTCCATGTGGGATTTATGGCGACTCAGTTCGTATTGCCCTTTTGTATGAACATATTGAAACAATTGAAAAATCGATGAACCAGATCAACGAATTATCAAAATCTGATAATCCTGATTACAATCAGTTGGTTCGTTGGGTAATGAATAAGGAAGAGCATGCTAAAGAAATGCAGGAAATTGTAAGTCAGTACTTTTTACACCAGCGTGTTAAAATAACCTCGTCAGCCGACGATGCTGCTTACAGAAAGTATGTAAAACAACTGGAATTACTGCATCATCTTTCAGTGTTCGCCATGAAAAGTAAACAAAGTACCGATTTGAGTATTATTGATACACTTCGCGAAAAACTTCATCTTTTCGAACACGCATATTTTGGCGACGATCATTAAAAAATTCAATAACATACTGAATAAAAGGACCTTAATTAAGGTCCTTTTTTGTATTTGCCATCCAACACCTTGTTTACGATAAAAAATTAAGGAACAGATTTCCTCCACCAAATTAACAATCCGGTGTCAACTGTTTAATATATTTGCGAAAAACAACTGGCATTTAATCGTTACTTTAGCCTAAAATTTAAAAATATGATCCCAAAAATATTCATAAGCTCCAAAATTGCAGAAAATGATTCAGTAGCGTGTTTATGTTCCGATTTAAAAGAAACAGCTTCAATACAAGTCACAGAAACCGAAAAAGCTTTTCTGAAAAAGAAATTAGAAAAGGAAGATACGTGTACTATTTCACGTTACCCACATTTGCTTTTTTTCGGGAAGATAAAAACCGATAAAGAACCGTATCTGCAAGCAGAAATGGCAAGGGTGGCCGGAACAAAACTTTACGATGAATTAAAAGCAGCCGGCGAAACCTCTGTTCAGTTGACAAATTTATGCATTGCCGGTTTTTTACCTGAGCTTTTAGAAGGATTGCTGCTTAACGGCTATACGTTTGATAAATACAAAAGTGAGAAAGAATCATTCAAAATTGAAAGTATATCAATTATTGATGAGCACATCACCGACGAGAAGATCAAAGAAATTATAAATACAACCAAGGCAACATTTGTAGCACGCGATTTGGTAAACGAACCGCTGTCATTCCTTACAGCTAGTCAGTTTTCAAAAGAAATAGAGAAGTTGAGTGAAGAAGCCGGTTTTTCGCTGGAAGTGTTTAACAAGAAAAAGATTGAAGCGCTTAAAATGGGTGGACTGTTGGCAGTGAATAAAGGAAGTATCGATCCGCCAACTTTTAACATTCTGGAATGGAAACCTGAAAACGCAAAAAACAAACAAGCCATTGTGTTGGTGGGAAAGGGAATTGTTTACGACACAGGAGGCTTAAGCCTAAAACCCACCCCTAATTCAATGGATTTCATGAAATCGGACATGGGAGGTGCCGCCGGAATTGTTGCAGCAACTTATGCGGCTGCGTTAAATAAACTTCCGTTACATATTATCGGTCTGGTTCCGGCTACCGACAATCGTCCCGATGGAAATGCTTACGTGCCGGGCGATATCATTAAAATGTTCGACGGAACTACCGTCGAAATCAAAAACACCGATGCAGAGGGAAGACTCATTCTTGCCGATGCATTGAGCTATGCAAAAAAATACAAGCCTCAACTGGTAATCGACTGCGCTACTTTAACGGGTTCTGCTGATATTATTTCCGGTCCACATGCAGCAGTCGTTATGGGAAATACACCTGAACACATGGAATTACTGAAACAATCAGGATTTAATACTTTTGAACGCCTGATAGAAGTTCCGCTTTGGGAAGAATATGCAGCACCTCTAAAATCGCCAATAGCAGATTTAAATAATCTTGGTACCCGCGAAGGACAATCAACCATAGCTGGGAAGTTTCTGGAACATTTTACCGATTATAAATGGATACATATTGATATGGCCGGAACAGCATTCAGAAAAGAAAAAGATGCATACCGCCCCGCCGGAGGAACAGGTTTTGGCGCACGTTTAATCTATTATTTCTTTAAAACAATGATTAACTGATTTTGAATTATTATTTTGAATGTCAAGCAGATTTGCAGCATAAACATTAACATGCTCAATTAAATTAAATAAATTAACTTTGCAGGGCTCAAAAAAGGGCAAAATATCTGAAACAAAATACAATGGCAAAACAAGATACCATACGAATTGGAATAACACATGGCGATATTAACGGAATTGGATACGAAGTAATACTTAAAACGCTCTCTGATCCGCGTATTCTGGAAATGTGTACCCCGGTTGTTTACGGCTCGCCAAAAGTAGCAGCATACCATCGTAAAGCGCTCGACATTAACGACGTAAGCTTCAACCACATTCGTAATACAAAAGAACTGTTACACCGAAAAGCAAACATTATAAATTGTGTAGATGAAAATGTACGGGTTGAATTAGGAAAATCAACTCAGGAAGCCGGAATTTCATCTTTTAATGCATTAGACCGTGCAACCAGTGATCTTCAAAAAGGATATATTGATGCACTGATAACTGCCCCGATAAACAAAGACAATATTCAGAGTGAAGAATTCAATTTCCCGGGACATACCGAGTTTTTGGCTGAAAAATTCGACACCAAAGATTATGCAATGTTAATGGTTAGCGAAACCATGAAAATTGGTGTAGTAACCACACATATACCTCTTTCAAGAGTAGCCGAAAGCCTGACAAAAGAAAACATCCTTTCAAAAATCAGGATCATTGCAAAATCGTTGCAACAAGATTTTGCCATTACCAAACCCCGAATTGCGGTTTTCGGATTAAATCCGCATGCCGGAGATAATGGACTAATTGGTAAAGAGGATAAAGAAATCATTCTTCCAGCAGTTATTCAGGCTAAAAAAGAAGGTATCATGGCACTCGGGCCATATCCTGCCGATGGCTTTTTCGGATCGGATGATTACCGGAAATTCGATGCAATTTTAGCGATGTATCACGACCAGGGCTTAATTCCGTTTAAACTCGCCTCTTTCGAACGTGGCGTAAACTTTACTGCCGGATTGCCTGCTATACGTACTTCGCCGGCACATGGAACGGCCTATGCAATTGCCGGAGAAAGCAAAGCCTCGCCCGAGTCATTCCGCCAGGCATTGTACCTTGCAATCGATATTTATAAAAACCGAAGCATTTATAAAGAAATCAGTAAAAATCCGTTGAGGAATTACGAGATTAATCCTAATCAGGTTGATGAAAGTGTAGACATTGAAGCGTCAGAAGAGGAAGAAACCTTATAAAACCACAGATTTTACATGTACGAATACATAAAAGGTAATATTGCCGAAATTAGTGCGACCAATATGGTTGTTGAAGCTGCCGGGATAGGTTACTTTATCCATATTTCATTAAACTCATACAGTATTCTGAATGGTAAAAAAGACGTTAAAGTTTTTTTACATCAAATGGTGCGGGAAGATGCACATACATTATATGGTTTTGCTACCACCAGCGAAAGGGAATTATTCCGCAGTTTGATATCGGTAAACGGTGTTGGAGCCAGCACGGCAATTATGATGCTTTCCTCCTTAAATCCGGATGAATTAAAAGCAGCAGTTACCACTGAGAATGTAAACGTATTAAAAGCTGTAAAAGGCATTGGTGCAAAAACTGCACAACGCATCATTATCGACTTGAAAGATAAACTTGGAAAAATGCCGGAATCGGGTCAAATTTTATCCGTTGCAGACAATACTATCAAGAATGAATCGTTATCTGCATTAGTCATGCTTGGCTTTGTAAAGAAAGATGCTGACAAGATAGTATCGAAGATACTTCAGGAGCAACCTGAAGCAACAGTGGAAAGCGTGATAAAACAAGCATTAAAAAGGTTGTAAGAAGTACCCTTTCTGAAAAAACAAAAACAATGATTAACAACTGCTTTTTCAGGAAAGCCTTTTGAAGAAGTAATTTTAATGAAATGACACTAAGCCGAAGTTTACCAAATATATTCTTCATTCTATTTGTATTATGTGCCCTTGCCAATCCTTTTTCAGGAGAGGCACAGGAACTGCCGGACATGGATACAACCGGTACGTTACCCTACCCTTTTAAAGACCAACCTGCATTTGGATATACCAACCAGGATTCGTCTAAATTATACCTGAACAAACCAAGCAACATTAAGTACGAAATTGAGTACGACCCGGTTTTAGGGCAGTATGTTTTTTACGAGAAAGTCGGATCCTTAAATTATCGTTTGCCACAAAGTATGTCGCTCGACGATTACATGGAATATGATTTCGATAAATCCATCCGCGATTACTGGCGAGCGAGAACCCAGCAGGAATCGATTGATGCAAGAGGAGGTTTGCTTCCTAAATTAACCATCGGCAGCGAAGCTTTTAACCGAATATTTGGAGGAAATACTATCAATATTCAACCACAGGGTTATGTTGAAGTGAGCTTCGGATACCAGGTAAACAAAACAGATAATCCGGCAATACCCGAACGTTTAAGAAAAGTACCCACTTTCGATTTCGATGAAAAAATTCAGATGAATGTAACCGGCCAAATCGGTACAAAAATGAATATGCGGGTAAACTACAATACCGAGGCAACTTTTGATTACGAAAACAAAATGAACCTCGAATATACCGGCGATGAAGATGAAATTTTGAAACGTATTGAGGCTGGTAATGTTTCGCTGCCATTAAATGGTTCGCTAATTACCGGAGCATCAAACCTGTTTGGAGTAAAAGCCGAAATGCAGTTTGGGAAACTAACGCTAACCACGCTTTTCTCGCAACACCGCGGCGAATCGAAAACTGTTGAAACTGAAGGAGGTGCTCAGGTGGCCACATTCGATATTTCGGCAGCAAATTACGATGCAAACCGTCACTTTTTCCTCGCGCAATATTTCCGCGATCACTACAACGAGTGGTTACAAAGCACTGCCATACCGCGCTCGCCTATTACCATTAACAAGGTTGAGATATGGGTAACAAATAAATCGAATGATTTTGACAATTCAAGAAACATATTGGCTTTTCAGGATCTGGCAGAACATGATCCTCACATTTACAACAATATTCCTGAATTCCAGGCAACACCGGGGCTTCCTTATCCACAAAGTGTATTTCCTAATAATAATGCCAATGGTTTATATAGTGAAATGAGTTCTACCTACAGCGATGTTCGGCAGGTAGAAAATATAACCAGTGTGATGTCTGAGTTTGGTCAGGATTTTGCCGGTGGAACCGATTTTGAAAAAATTGAGCAGGCACGTAAATTGAACGACTCGGAGTATACCATAAACAAACAACTGGGGTATATCTCGTTAAACAGTTCACTAAATACCGACGAAGTTCTGGCTGTGGCTTTTAACTTTACATACAACGGGCAAACCTTTCAGGTGGGTGAATTTTCGACCGACGGTATTGATGCACCAAAAACACTTTTTATGAAGTTGTTGAAAGGCACCAACTTGTCGCCTGGAAAACCAACCTGGAACCTGATGATGAAAAACATTTACAACCTGAATGCTTATCAACTTACAAGCGAAGATTTTGAGCTGAATGTTGTTTATCAGAACGATTCAACCGGAACCTATATCAACTACCTTCCCGACTCGCGTATTGAAGGTCATATTCTGCTTGAAGTAATGCGTTTAGATATGCTTAACTCACAGCTCGACCCTTCAAAAGATGGTGTGTTCGACTACGTTGAAGGCATTACAGTAAACTCGAATAACGGTCGTATTATTTTTCCGGTAGTAGAACCTTTTGGCAGCCATTTGGCCGATTCATTACAAGATCAATCTTACATCGACAAATATTCGTTTCAAACCTTATACGACTCAACCCAGGTAAAAGCCGAGCAAGATGCTGAACACAATAAATTCAGGCTAACGGGAAGTTATAAAGGATCTTCGAGTTCCGACATTGCTCTGGGTACCCTGAACCTCACACAGGGCTCGGTAACTGTAACAGCCGGAGGACAAGTACTTACCGAGAATGTAGATTATACCGTTGACTACACACTGGGTAGGGTAAAAATAATTAACCAGGCCTTACTCGAAGCCGGTACTCCAATTAAAGTCTCTACAGAAAGTGAAGACCTGTTTACCATGCAGCGAAAAACATTAATGGGAACACATGCCAACTATGCTTTTTCCGATAATTTTAACATTGGAGCAACCATGCTTTGGATGAATGAACGTCCGTTAACTGAAAAAGTAGATTATGGTCAGGATCCGATTTCGAACTTAATGTACGGGTTGGATGCCCGTTACAATACAGAAGCACCATTTATTACCAAAGCGCTTGATGCATTGCCCTTTTACAGCACCAACGCAGCCTCGGCAATAGATGTGGAAGCTGAATTTGCACAACTGGTACCCGGAAGTTCAAAATCGATAAACGGTGCCGTTTATGTTGATGACTTTGAATCGACAAAAACAGCCATCGATATGCGTACCCGTTCAGCCTGGATGCTGGCCAGTACGCCGCAGTATCAAGATAATTTGTTCCCTGAAGCTCAACTTAGTAATTCGTTGGATTATGGTATAAACCGTGCAAAGCTAGCATGGTACAACATCGATCCACTATTTTTGAGAAACAATTCACTTACACCCGACCACATTAAAAATGACAGAGACATGCAGTCAAATCATTTAGTCCGCGAAGTGTTTGAGCAGGAAATATTCCCCGAAAGAGAATTTACTACCGGCGAGCCAACAAATATTGCAGTACTCGATCTGGCTTTCTATCCAACAGAACGAGGCCCTTACAACTACGATGCCGGTAACTCAAGCTATTCAGCTGGTGTAAATACTGATGGTACTTTACGCGATCCTGAATCGCGCTGGGGAGGTATAATGCGTGAAATTCAAACCAGCGACTTTGAAAATGCCAACATCGAATACATCGAATTCTGGATGATGGATCCATTCGTTAACGATACAATGGGCGAACACCATGGTGGTGATCTCTATTTCAACCTTGGAGAAATTTCGGAAGATGTACTAAAAGATTCAAGAAAGTCTTTTGAGAACGGATTACCCACAACCGACGAACTTACCAATGTTGACACTACTATTTGGGGCCGGGTATCTACACAACAATCTTTGGTAAATGCTTTCGATAATACAATCAATTCGCGTCAATATCAGGATATTGGTTTTGACGGGATAAACGACGAAGATGAACGCTCGCATTTCCAAATTTATCTGGATGAATTACGACTAAAAGTTAACGATGATGTGTACCAACAAGCTTTGGAAGATCCGTCGTCTGATAACTTCCATTACTACCGTGGCTCGGATTACGATCAGGAGGAACTGGGCATTCTGGAGCGTTACAAAAAATACAACGGTCCTGATGGCAACTCTCCAACTTCTGAAATGTCGCCGGAGAGTTATCCAACATCTGCAACAACAATACCTGATATTGAGGATATAAACGACGACAATACACTAAATGAATACGAACGCTATTTCCAATACCGGGTAAGCCTTCGCAAAGAGGACATGGAACTGGGAAATAACTTTATATCAGATGTTAGACGTGCACGCGTAGAACTTAAAAATGGTGAAATTGGCGAAGTTGACTGGTACCAGTTTAAAATACCGGTTAATACACCGGAGGCAGTTATTGGTAACATTAACGACTTTAATTCAATTCGCTTCATGCGTATGTTTATGCATGGATTTGCCGACCCAACGGTTCTGCGTTTTGCTACGCTCGACCTTGTTCGTGCCGACTGGCGTCGTTATACCGGCGATATTCTGGAAGACGGCGGTATTCCATCTGTCGATGCCGAATTCGATATATCAGCTGTAAGTATTGAAGAAAACTCAAGCCGCGAACCGGTTAACTACATTTTACCACCAGAAGTATCGAGGGTAATCGACCCTGCAAATCCGCAGTTGCGACAACTGAATGAGCAGTCGATTGAAATGAAGGTAACTGATTTGGAACAAGGCGACGCACGTGCAGCATACAAATCATTGTACATGGATTTCAGAAGGTATAAAACCCTGAAAATGGAAGTCCATGCCGAAGAAATTGAAGAATTCCCGCTTGAAGATGACGAGCTGTATTTCTTCATCCGTTTAGGATCGGATTACAATTACAACTACTACGAATACGAAGTTCCGCTTAGCCTTACTCCTCCGGGAAACTACAATGGCGACATTGAAAGTGACCGCTACATCGTTTGGCCCGATGCTAACCGGCTTAACATACCACTTGAACTGTTCACCGATCTAAAACTTGAGCGAAACGATGCCTTGCGTATGGAAGGCTCAAACTTATCAATGCAGGATATTTATGAAGGTTCGCACGATGGATGGAACAATGGCAAAAATCGTGTAAAAGTGAAAGGTAGCCCTAACCTGGGTAATGTGGAAGTGATGATGATGGGTGTTCGCAACAAAAGAGGTCAGGTGAATACCGGACCAAAATCGGTTATTGTTTGGGCCAAT
This genomic window contains:
- a CDS encoding PspC domain-containing protein yields the protein MKKTLTINISGTIFHIEEDAYEELQKYMVVLKKYFGKDDEGNEIFADIEARIAEIFTEKTSGKNQAITLDWVKELIETLGTPENFSEEAGEEEPLAGQKTRKRKLYRDPEQTVLGGVCGGLAVYFNMDPVVIRLIVVLIALLTSGAGILVYLILWVAVPKAVTTTQRLEMKGEEVTIKNIEKFLKDEVDAVKESYKKIRKSSFFSRRKS
- a CDS encoding PadR family transcriptional regulator, with the translated sequence MKLENTKAQMRKGVLEYCILLVCKDKPVYAVNVISGLRDANLIVVEGTIYPLLTRLKNDGLLSYRWEESTQGPPRKYYELTEKGRAFLTELEESWGELESAVSRVKTNRA
- a CDS encoding superoxide dismutase [Ni]; this translates as MKKITKLLSTAFIVGIITLSNFQAKAHCEIPCGIYGDSVRIALLYEHIETIEKSMNQINELSKSDNPDYNQLVRWVMNKEEHAKEMQEIVSQYFLHQRVKITSSADDAAYRKYVKQLELLHHLSVFAMKSKQSTDLSIIDTLREKLHLFEHAYFGDDH
- a CDS encoding leucyl aminopeptidase family protein → MIPKIFISSKIAENDSVACLCSDLKETASIQVTETEKAFLKKKLEKEDTCTISRYPHLLFFGKIKTDKEPYLQAEMARVAGTKLYDELKAAGETSVQLTNLCIAGFLPELLEGLLLNGYTFDKYKSEKESFKIESISIIDEHITDEKIKEIINTTKATFVARDLVNEPLSFLTASQFSKEIEKLSEEAGFSLEVFNKKKIEALKMGGLLAVNKGSIDPPTFNILEWKPENAKNKQAIVLVGKGIVYDTGGLSLKPTPNSMDFMKSDMGGAAGIVAATYAAALNKLPLHIIGLVPATDNRPDGNAYVPGDIIKMFDGTTVEIKNTDAEGRLILADALSYAKKYKPQLVIDCATLTGSADIISGPHAAVVMGNTPEHMELLKQSGFNTFERLIEVPLWEEYAAPLKSPIADLNNLGTREGQSTIAGKFLEHFTDYKWIHIDMAGTAFRKEKDAYRPAGGTGFGARLIYYFFKTMIN
- the pdxA gene encoding 4-hydroxythreonine-4-phosphate dehydrogenase PdxA, producing the protein MAKQDTIRIGITHGDINGIGYEVILKTLSDPRILEMCTPVVYGSPKVAAYHRKALDINDVSFNHIRNTKELLHRKANIINCVDENVRVELGKSTQEAGISSFNALDRATSDLQKGYIDALITAPINKDNIQSEEFNFPGHTEFLAEKFDTKDYAMLMVSETMKIGVVTTHIPLSRVAESLTKENILSKIRIIAKSLQQDFAITKPRIAVFGLNPHAGDNGLIGKEDKEIILPAVIQAKKEGIMALGPYPADGFFGSDDYRKFDAILAMYHDQGLIPFKLASFERGVNFTAGLPAIRTSPAHGTAYAIAGESKASPESFRQALYLAIDIYKNRSIYKEISKNPLRNYEINPNQVDESVDIEASEEEETL
- the ruvA gene encoding Holliday junction branch migration protein RuvA, with translation MYEYIKGNIAEISATNMVVEAAGIGYFIHISLNSYSILNGKKDVKVFLHQMVREDAHTLYGFATTSERELFRSLISVNGVGASTAIMMLSSLNPDELKAAVTTENVNVLKAVKGIGAKTAQRIIIDLKDKLGKMPESGQILSVADNTIKNESLSALVMLGFVKKDADKIVSKILQEQPEATVESVIKQALKRL
- the sprA gene encoding cell surface protein SprA yields the protein MTLSRSLPNIFFILFVLCALANPFSGEAQELPDMDTTGTLPYPFKDQPAFGYTNQDSSKLYLNKPSNIKYEIEYDPVLGQYVFYEKVGSLNYRLPQSMSLDDYMEYDFDKSIRDYWRARTQQESIDARGGLLPKLTIGSEAFNRIFGGNTINIQPQGYVEVSFGYQVNKTDNPAIPERLRKVPTFDFDEKIQMNVTGQIGTKMNMRVNYNTEATFDYENKMNLEYTGDEDEILKRIEAGNVSLPLNGSLITGASNLFGVKAEMQFGKLTLTTLFSQHRGESKTVETEGGAQVATFDISAANYDANRHFFLAQYFRDHYNEWLQSTAIPRSPITINKVEIWVTNKSNDFDNSRNILAFQDLAEHDPHIYNNIPEFQATPGLPYPQSVFPNNNANGLYSEMSSTYSDVRQVENITSVMSEFGQDFAGGTDFEKIEQARKLNDSEYTINKQLGYISLNSSLNTDEVLAVAFNFTYNGQTFQVGEFSTDGIDAPKTLFMKLLKGTNLSPGKPTWNLMMKNIYNLNAYQLTSEDFELNVVYQNDSTGTYINYLPDSRIEGHILLEVMRLDMLNSQLDPSKDGVFDYVEGITVNSNNGRIIFPVVEPFGSHLADSLQDQSYIDKYSFQTLYDSTQVKAEQDAEHNKFRLTGSYKGSSSSDIALGTLNLTQGSVTVTAGGQVLTENVDYTVDYTLGRVKIINQALLEAGTPIKVSTESEDLFTMQRKTLMGTHANYAFSDNFNIGATMLWMNERPLTEKVDYGQDPISNLMYGLDARYNTEAPFITKALDALPFYSTNAASAIDVEAEFAQLVPGSSKSINGAVYVDDFESTKTAIDMRTRSAWMLASTPQYQDNLFPEAQLSNSLDYGINRAKLAWYNIDPLFLRNNSLTPDHIKNDRDMQSNHLVREVFEQEIFPEREFTTGEPTNIAVLDLAFYPTERGPYNYDAGNSSYSAGVNTDGTLRDPESRWGGIMREIQTSDFENANIEYIEFWMMDPFVNDTMGEHHGGDLYFNLGEISEDVLKDSRKSFENGLPTTDELTNVDTTIWGRVSTQQSLVNAFDNTINSRQYQDIGFDGINDEDERSHFQIYLDELRLKVNDDVYQQALEDPSSDNFHYYRGSDYDQEELGILERYKKYNGPDGNSPTSEMSPESYPTSATTIPDIEDINDDNTLNEYERYFQYRVSLRKEDMELGNNFISDVRRARVELKNGEIGEVDWYQFKIPVNTPEAVIGNINDFNSIRFMRMFMHGFADPTVLRFATLDLVRADWRRYTGDILEDGGIPSVDAEFDISAVSIEENSSREPVNYILPPEVSRVIDPANPQLRQLNEQSIEMKVTDLEQGDARAAYKSLYMDFRRYKTLKMEVHAEEIEEFPLEDDELYFFIRLGSDYNYNYYEYEVPLSLTPPGNYNGDIESDRYIVWPDANRLNIPLELFTDLKLERNDALRMEGSNLSMQDIYEGSHDGWNNGKNRVKVKGSPNLGNVEVMMMGVRNKRGQVNTGPKSVIVWANELRLTDFDEDGGWAANARVSTRLADLGSVVVAGRKRTAGFGSIDENINSRAMDDLNEIDVSASIDWGRFFPEKAGVRIPMYYGYSNSTATPKYDPVNPDIELKESLAHARTNSEKDSIKNMSQDVIERKSINFTNVKVEPQRQKEKTHLWDPENFAVTYSYNETSKRNITTEYDVNKAHRFMFSYNYSNRPKLIQPFSNVQFLQKGPLKLIGDFNFYPLPTQISYRTDLFRKYHEKQSRNITNPNLILPATYDKDFLWNRYLDIRYDVTRSLKFDFSSRGTSRIDEPEGRINKNDDDYEWKRDSILTNLWNLGRPTVYNHSFNATYQVPIRNIRALNFMSGSIRYSGRYEWAAGSLTNEDINIGNVITNSRNLTLQGNANFQTLFNKVPYFKEVNDKFRRTGRGRGSLNQRSSGRNTNRQPEPLQRKQEETFTSSMRLAADQGQKIAHKLNTKKVRVLVTDVDGKTVPGKTNIIDANTIEFIPTTDVQQAMLTVSGKRGDQSFFKDMLDLTTRMVIGVRTFSATYSKNGGTVLPGFLPEPTIFGATKFSGDPNWGTPALDPKLAPGLPFMFGWQDRDFAVKASQNGWLTIDSTLNQPYQMSENERINFRTLWEPLPDLRIDFTANRSISKNITEFYNYDNNTGSFVANSYSESGNFSMSTLTLGTAFFKIGKEEVTSSDAFENMKDYRRVIAHRLAAQRGTSAGYNPNDPHSNYPGYPDGYGPNSVEVLVPAFLAAYQNKDPEKVSLSMFPSLKYIRPNWSIRYEGMVSRVPGLNKVMRSLNFQHTYRSTYNVGSYATNLNFIDAGDGYTMVRDLADNFVPAYDFNTVSIVEAFNPLINIDIMWLSDLTTRGEIKRTRNLNLSLSNNQLTEILSNEYILGVGYRFTRMDLIIKTKNSQQAYSNDLNVRADISYRKTKTILRQLDEANDQITAGQGNFTLKTYADYRLSDKFEMRVYYDRIINDPFTSLSYRTTNANFGVSFRFTLSN